A section of the Geoalkalibacter ferrihydriticus DSM 17813 genome encodes:
- a CDS encoding SRPBCC family protein: MLKKILVCSALLLVAFVVMMTVTGQTEFTREDEVLLATSPAEVWTVLSAVEQWPQWWPGFEAAKVTPALQPGARLDLSLKGDPGSKPAIVETVVPGRKLSWVRDGILGSTTHTSLRLSGATGGTVFVMQSRIRGPQAFLARITSQERFSGYHQAVLKSLQLRLGAAPDTLRLPAGDA; encoded by the coding sequence ATGTTGAAGAAAATTCTGGTGTGCTCCGCGCTGCTACTGGTGGCGTTTGTCGTCATGATGACCGTCACAGGGCAGACCGAATTCACGCGCGAGGATGAGGTGCTGCTGGCCACTTCACCCGCCGAGGTGTGGACCGTTTTGTCCGCGGTTGAGCAGTGGCCACAATGGTGGCCCGGGTTCGAAGCAGCCAAAGTCACCCCGGCATTGCAGCCCGGTGCGCGCCTGGATCTCTCCCTCAAGGGTGATCCGGGAAGTAAGCCCGCCATCGTTGAAACGGTGGTGCCCGGGCGCAAACTGAGTTGGGTGCGTGACGGCATACTCGGCAGTACCACCCATACCAGCCTGCGACTATCCGGGGCGACAGGGGGCACCGTTTTTGTCATGCAGAGCCGGATCCGCGGTCCGCAGGCCTTTTTGGCGCGTATCACCTCGCAGGAGCGGTTTTCCGGCTATCACCAGGCGGTGCTTAAATCATTGCAGTTGCGTCTAGGGGCAGCCCCCGATACTCTAAGGCTGCCCGCCGGGGATGCCTGA
- a CDS encoding SPOR domain-containing protein: protein MTRDVKSRSQRRMEKKQALLLLVLMLAVSLVSFSLGVMIGKSGSSEPAIPAAKSEPERIQVVKQDPPKAVPPVAEPKQDVAAPEKEPLTFFDTLPRGQEAPLGTGINVPRTSATKTAGPATDEPQAPAADRPSATAPASPPPAAAPAARDLPAATAEGRFVVQVGSFRSADDARSLSDRLKAKNFPAFVQQADLGERGVWYRVRLGPYAQSAEAQVMVTRLKTEQKIDAFVANR from the coding sequence ATGACCCGTGACGTAAAATCGCGAAGCCAGCGACGTATGGAAAAAAAACAGGCACTGCTGCTGCTTGTGCTGATGTTGGCGGTTTCCCTGGTCAGCTTCTCTCTGGGGGTCATGATCGGCAAGAGCGGCTCGTCGGAGCCTGCCATTCCCGCGGCCAAGAGCGAACCTGAGCGTATTCAGGTCGTCAAGCAAGACCCTCCGAAGGCTGTTCCGCCAGTCGCCGAACCCAAACAGGACGTGGCTGCGCCCGAAAAGGAACCCCTGACCTTCTTTGATACCCTGCCCCGGGGGCAAGAAGCGCCCCTGGGTACCGGAATCAATGTGCCGCGGACCTCGGCAACGAAGACCGCAGGGCCGGCAACGGATGAGCCTCAGGCGCCCGCTGCCGATCGCCCGTCAGCCACTGCCCCTGCGTCCCCACCCCCCGCCGCGGCGCCTGCTGCAAGGGATTTGCCCGCGGCAACCGCCGAGGGGCGTTTCGTTGTGCAGGTCGGATCTTTTCGTTCGGCGGACGATGCCCGCTCCCTCAGTGATCGCCTGAAGGCTAAAAACTTTCCTGCCTTTGTGCAGCAGGCCGACCTCGGCGAGCGTGGCGTCTGGTACCGGGTGCGGCTCGGTCCCTATGCGCAGTCAGCCGAAGCGCAAGTCATGGTTACGCGTCTTAAAACTGAACAAAAAATCGATGCCTTTGTCGCCAACCGCTAA
- a CDS encoding ComEA family DNA-binding protein, with amino-acid sequence MKKSVYAVLFVLMILLGGGAQALAQDAATQRVAQAALVDINSASAEELEVLPGIGAVKARSIVAYREAKPFAAVEDILAVDGIGAATLERIRNQITVD; translated from the coding sequence ATGAAAAAATCTGTTTATGCGGTTTTATTTGTTCTGATGATTTTATTGGGGGGAGGAGCCCAAGCGCTGGCACAGGATGCAGCCACACAGCGTGTCGCCCAGGCGGCTCTGGTTGATATCAACAGCGCCTCGGCCGAGGAACTGGAAGTTTTGCCCGGTATCGGTGCGGTCAAGGCCCGCAGCATTGTGGCATATCGGGAGGCAAAGCCTTTTGCCGCAGTGGAAGATATTCTGGCGGTGGATGGCATCGGCGCGGCGACTCTTGAGCGGATTCGCAACCAGATAACCGTCGACTGA
- the argS gene encoding arginine--tRNA ligase, whose protein sequence is MKNRLKTQIEQALRRCYDQGRLHSGEIPEIVLEVPAHADHGDFATNLAMLLARAEKKAPRKIAEELLLALGAGDGLWRQVEIAGPGFINFFLANRCWYGVLDDITRAGADFGRSQCGAGKKVQVEFVSANPTGPLHIGHGRGAATGDAVAALLAHTGYHVEREYYINDAGNQMQTLGLSLYLRYRELLGEAVEFPATCYQGDYIRELARIVVNQEGRRLLDLGEDDALRYFARFGGDRILAGIDEDLQAFGVRFDRWYSEQSLYDRGEVARGIELVRERQLAYEQEGALWFRTTAYGDDKDRVLVRSNGATTYFASDVAYHKEKLDRGYDMVIDVWGADHHGYVPRMKAALTGLGRSPEDLQVILVQLVNLLRGGRPVAMSTRSGEFVTLREVIDEVGRDACRFFFLMRRSDSQLDFDLELAKQQSNDNPVYYVQYAHARVCSINRAAVEQGLRVPELGEVDFDRLLLSDELALAKYLAQFPETLVAAAQSFAPHRVVFYLQELAAQFHSYYNRNRVISEDLETTRARLYLVNCVRIVLHNALRLLGVSAPEKM, encoded by the coding sequence ATGAAAAATCGCCTCAAGACCCAGATTGAACAGGCCCTGCGTCGTTGTTATGACCAGGGCCGTCTGCATTCGGGGGAGATCCCCGAGATCGTTCTCGAAGTCCCTGCTCACGCCGATCACGGAGATTTCGCGACAAATTTAGCCATGCTTTTGGCGCGCGCCGAGAAGAAAGCGCCGCGCAAAATCGCCGAGGAATTGCTTTTGGCCCTCGGTGCTGGAGACGGCTTGTGGCGACAGGTAGAAATTGCCGGACCCGGGTTTATTAATTTTTTTCTTGCCAACCGTTGCTGGTACGGCGTGCTCGACGACATCACGCGGGCCGGAGCCGATTTCGGCCGCAGCCAGTGCGGCGCGGGCAAGAAAGTTCAGGTTGAGTTTGTCAGCGCCAATCCCACCGGACCTTTGCACATCGGCCACGGCCGTGGCGCGGCCACCGGTGATGCGGTGGCGGCTCTGCTCGCGCACACCGGGTATCATGTCGAGCGTGAGTATTACATCAATGACGCCGGCAACCAGATGCAGACTCTGGGGCTTTCCCTGTACCTGCGCTACCGGGAATTGCTTGGCGAAGCTGTTGAGTTTCCCGCCACCTGCTATCAGGGCGATTACATTCGCGAATTGGCGCGCATCGTGGTGAACCAGGAAGGCCGGCGCCTGCTCGACCTGGGCGAGGACGATGCCTTGCGGTATTTCGCGCGGTTCGGCGGCGACCGTATCCTGGCCGGTATCGACGAAGATCTGCAGGCCTTCGGGGTGCGCTTTGATCGCTGGTACAGTGAACAGAGTCTCTATGACCGCGGTGAGGTCGCGCGTGGCATCGAACTGGTGCGTGAGCGTCAGCTGGCCTACGAACAAGAGGGGGCCCTGTGGTTTCGCACTACGGCCTACGGCGATGACAAGGATCGAGTTCTGGTGCGCTCCAACGGCGCTACGACCTATTTTGCTTCCGATGTGGCTTACCACAAGGAAAAGCTCGACCGCGGCTATGACATGGTGATCGATGTCTGGGGTGCCGATCATCACGGCTACGTGCCGCGCATGAAAGCGGCGCTTACCGGCCTGGGGCGCAGTCCCGAGGACCTGCAGGTGATACTGGTGCAGCTCGTTAACCTGTTGCGCGGCGGTCGGCCGGTGGCCATGAGCACTCGCAGCGGTGAGTTTGTTACGCTGCGCGAAGTTATAGACGAGGTGGGGCGCGATGCCTGCCGGTTTTTCTTCCTCATGCGCCGTTCCGACAGCCAGCTCGATTTCGATTTGGAGCTGGCCAAGCAACAGAGCAACGACAACCCGGTTTATTACGTGCAGTATGCCCATGCGCGGGTGTGCAGCATCAACCGTGCGGCTGTCGAACAAGGGCTGAGGGTGCCCGAGTTGGGCGAAGTCGATTTCGATCGTCTGCTGCTCTCCGACGAACTGGCCTTGGCCAAGTACCTCGCGCAGTTTCCTGAAACCCTGGTGGCCGCAGCTCAAAGCTTTGCGCCTCACCGGGTGGTTTTTTACCTGCAGGAGCTTGCGGCTCAGTTTCACAGTTATTACAACCGCAACCGGGTGATCAGCGAAGATCTGGAAACTACCCGAGCGCGCCTGTATCTTGTTAATTGCGTGCGGATCGTCCTGCATAACGCCCTGCGTTTGCTGGGTGTTTCGGCACCGGAAAAAATGTAG
- a CDS encoding bifunctional folylpolyglutamate synthase/dihydrofolate synthase: protein MPFRETLDYLYGLQRFGIKLGLTNVLRLLERLGHPEKCCPVIHVAGTNGKGSVCAGLTRILGEAGFRVGLYTSPHLHSFTERIRINDHCINEAEVVRLTELLRERAAGIPLTFFEFTTALALYYFREQQVDCMVLEVGMGGRLDATNVVQPQVAVITPVSEDHAEHLGADLATIAAEKGGIIKAGAALVVARQEPEALAALQRLAHQAGAPLRLAGRDFYAIMHGEHFDYRGQRLKLEGLRPSLAGAHQRDNLTLALAVAEVLQEQGWNLSETALRRGVETLTWPGRLERWQSSPAVLLDGAHNAAGAGVLAAYLQGQGLSGLPWVVGLSGVRRPANICAPLLPLMAEAYIAEPGADKAVPAEDIAAYLGSQGRISRICPSPSAALRQALADWPQAPLVVVAGSLYLVAEVREWLMAQAEVPQ, encoded by the coding sequence GTGCCTTTTCGCGAAACTCTTGACTACCTCTACGGTCTGCAGCGTTTCGGTATCAAACTCGGATTGACCAACGTCCTGCGGCTGCTGGAGCGTCTCGGTCATCCCGAGAAATGCTGTCCGGTCATCCATGTGGCCGGGACCAATGGCAAGGGCTCGGTTTGCGCCGGCCTCACCCGAATTTTGGGCGAGGCCGGTTTTCGCGTCGGCCTTTACACTTCCCCGCATCTGCACTCCTTCACCGAGCGGATTCGCATCAACGATCACTGCATCAACGAAGCCGAGGTGGTACGTCTTACGGAGCTGTTGCGCGAACGCGCCGCCGGTATTCCGCTGACTTTTTTTGAATTTACCACGGCTCTGGCCCTGTATTATTTTCGCGAGCAGCAAGTCGATTGCATGGTGTTGGAAGTCGGCATGGGCGGAAGGCTCGACGCGACCAACGTGGTGCAGCCGCAGGTGGCGGTGATAACACCGGTCTCCGAGGACCATGCCGAGCACCTGGGTGCAGATCTTGCGACGATTGCCGCCGAAAAGGGCGGAATCATCAAGGCAGGTGCGGCTTTGGTTGTCGCTCGTCAGGAGCCCGAAGCCCTTGCCGCACTGCAGAGACTGGCCCACCAGGCTGGCGCGCCGTTGCGCCTGGCGGGGAGGGATTTTTACGCCATCATGCACGGCGAACATTTTGATTATCGCGGGCAACGGCTCAAGCTTGAAGGGTTGCGCCCGAGCCTGGCCGGGGCCCATCAGCGTGATAATCTTACGCTGGCGCTGGCGGTCGCCGAGGTGCTTCAGGAACAAGGCTGGAACTTGTCCGAAACAGCCCTGCGCCGCGGCGTGGAAACTCTGACCTGGCCTGGTCGCCTGGAGCGTTGGCAGTCAAGCCCTGCAGTACTTCTCGATGGCGCCCATAATGCCGCCGGAGCGGGAGTCCTCGCCGCTTATCTGCAAGGGCAGGGGCTGAGCGGTCTGCCTTGGGTGGTGGGACTGAGCGGCGTACGTCGTCCCGCAAATATTTGCGCCCCTTTGCTGCCCCTCATGGCTGAGGCCTACATTGCCGAGCCGGGGGCTGACAAAGCTGTTCCGGCAGAAGATATCGCCGCATACCTCGGCAGTCAGGGACGCATTTCGCGTATCTGCCCATCGCCCTCGGCGGCTTTGCGTCAGGCATTGGCCGACTGGCCACAGGCGCCCTTGGTGGTGGTGGCGGGCTCGCTTTACCTGGTGGCCGAGGTGCGTGAGTGGCTCATGGCCCAGGCCGAGGTGCCGCAATGA
- the tilS gene encoding tRNA lysidine(34) synthetase TilS — protein sequence MIEQVRRMISHHRLLMAGDRVLVAVSGGSDSVALLHLLWRLRDELDIDLCAAHLDHALRAESRDEADFVRRFCAVLGVPLVKRRISVNTALGCGQGGVEQVAREVRYAFLREAAAEAGCQLIALGHHRGDQAETLLQRLVRGSGPGGLAAMQPRSGTLIRPLLDISREEILAYLCAHDLSWVEDPSNRDPRFTRNRIRSELLPLLQTFNPRIEEGLCRLAQRLACEEDYWAAQVGSLSMAEGEVRLALGECRRWHPALRDRMLRRAMEQVRGDLRAIEEKHVNAAAALLQGGGEYKECHLPGLWVAADCGVLRLRGAPPQAALPFSIEIPAPGSYVLPEGRTLQVSLSDQALGEGAHAVEFCACEIPFPLRVRSWHAGDRIRPTGLGGQKKVKDVFREARLPREERGRVPLLLGAGRVLWVAGLRRCEGLLPLPEPGKILRVVLNDAKMETLRL from the coding sequence ATGATTGAACAAGTCCGCAGGATGATAAGCCATCACCGATTGTTGATGGCCGGAGATCGCGTTCTGGTCGCTGTTTCCGGCGGCAGTGATTCCGTGGCCCTGCTGCACCTGTTATGGCGATTGCGCGACGAGCTCGACATCGACCTGTGTGCCGCTCACCTGGATCACGCTTTGCGCGCCGAAAGCCGGGATGAGGCGGATTTCGTCCGCAGGTTCTGTGCTGTTCTGGGCGTACCCTTGGTGAAGCGCCGCATTTCCGTGAACACGGCTCTTGGCTGTGGGCAGGGCGGTGTGGAGCAGGTCGCGCGCGAGGTGCGGTACGCTTTTTTGCGTGAGGCTGCCGCCGAGGCGGGTTGTCAGCTGATCGCCCTGGGCCATCACCGGGGAGATCAGGCGGAAACCTTGTTGCAGCGCCTGGTGCGCGGTTCCGGTCCGGGGGGCTTGGCTGCCATGCAGCCCCGCTCAGGGACTCTGATACGGCCCTTGCTCGATATCTCCAGGGAAGAGATCCTCGCCTATTTGTGCGCTCACGACTTGTCATGGGTCGAGGATCCCAGTAATCGGGATCCGCGTTTCACCCGCAACCGTATCCGCAGCGAGTTGCTGCCCCTGCTGCAAACTTTCAACCCGCGCATCGAAGAAGGGCTTTGCCGCCTGGCGCAACGACTTGCCTGCGAAGAAGATTACTGGGCGGCGCAGGTCGGCAGTCTGTCCATGGCGGAAGGCGAAGTTCGCCTTGCGCTGGGCGAGTGTCGGCGGTGGCACCCGGCGCTGCGTGACCGGATGTTGCGCCGCGCCATGGAGCAGGTACGCGGGGATTTGCGGGCCATCGAAGAAAAGCATGTGAATGCCGCTGCCGCGCTACTCCAGGGCGGTGGTGAATACAAGGAGTGCCATCTGCCGGGATTGTGGGTGGCCGCCGACTGTGGGGTGCTGCGTTTGCGCGGTGCGCCCCCGCAGGCTGCGCTGCCCTTCTCCATCGAGATTCCCGCCCCGGGTAGTTATGTGCTTCCCGAGGGGCGGACCCTGCAGGTTTCCTTGAGCGATCAGGCTCTCGGTGAAGGCGCACATGCTGTTGAATTTTGCGCTTGCGAAATTCCCTTTCCGCTGCGGGTTCGTTCCTGGCACGCCGGGGACCGGATTCGCCCAACGGGCCTGGGGGGGCAGAAGAAGGTCAAGGACGTCTTTCGCGAAGCGCGCTTGCCGCGCGAAGAGCGTGGTCGGGTTCCGCTTTTGCTTGGTGCGGGCAGGGTGCTCTGGGTTGCCGGTCTGCGCCGCTGCGAGGGGCTGCTGCCGCTGCCGGAACCGGGGAAAATCCTCCGCGTCGTTCTCAATGACGCAAAAATGGAGACTCTTCGCTTGTGA
- a CDS encoding LPS-assembly protein LptD, with product MMGRGVRCFPPAGLLFLLLLLVPVSSGADDLGPVSRQGAQPVEIEADYLSSDRQTGLFLARGNVRIRQGDLTLLADEVQWHPQSGEARAPGTVSVIDAEGTLRGEDLVLNLETGQGRMAQGRFFLAEQNLYVTGEGIERLSAQQYRLARGTFTTCDGERPDWQFSARDLEVNLGRIAKGRHARFYLKDLPVLYVPFFFYPAKTERESGFLMPRYGYSDRRGWEVSLAYYQVIAPNQDATLHLDYLTELGIGKGLEYRYIFADHEGEAMLYHISGINDQGDAYAVDWRNVGELPGALRLGADVEYVSDRDYLQTFGEAAGEYNRDKTESKIFVSRSWDKYTLGGQLKYLKNLDQPTGTTLQRLPEVRFSAIPRRLAESPLFFGFDGSYDHFWRRAGDKGQRLSLRPTLAAPFQVGVLEVTPELAFRQRFYSASGAEDDFSQKGMVEFSTRLSSTFARVFSLQGRRISRIQHLIGPDATHSYTPRGDESRLPQFDAEDRIGGLHRVSYGLTNRLTARIEPPDGPAHYHEFLYFRLSQQYDIRESPADPLNPRDNLRPFSDLRAELLLRPTRWGYLDIDSRYDFQTAESKGMGFATLSVDAGVDDERGNGAALGYHYLREDLDYLEARLRTAILHPVHADLLYRHDLRSATTLETVLDLEYRSQCWSLFLTLSDRPDETRYLISFALTGVGRVGKFGGSLARAD from the coding sequence ATGATGGGACGAGGTGTACGATGCTTTCCGCCGGCCGGGTTGCTATTTTTGCTTTTGCTGCTGGTGCCGGTGAGCAGTGGCGCCGATGACCTCGGCCCGGTATCGCGCCAGGGTGCGCAGCCGGTGGAGATCGAGGCCGATTATCTCAGTAGCGATCGTCAGACCGGACTCTTTCTGGCGCGTGGTAATGTGCGCATCCGGCAGGGCGACTTGACTTTGCTGGCAGACGAAGTCCAGTGGCATCCTCAAAGCGGCGAAGCTCGGGCGCCGGGAACGGTCTCCGTGATTGATGCCGAAGGCACTTTGCGCGGTGAGGATCTGGTGCTCAATCTGGAGACCGGGCAAGGGCGCATGGCCCAGGGGCGTTTTTTTCTGGCCGAGCAAAATCTTTACGTCACCGGAGAGGGGATTGAGCGGCTTAGTGCCCAGCAATATCGTCTCGCGCGAGGCACCTTCACGACCTGCGACGGAGAACGACCCGACTGGCAGTTCAGCGCACGGGATCTGGAGGTCAACCTGGGCCGTATCGCCAAGGGCCGCCATGCCAGATTCTATCTCAAGGATCTGCCGGTTCTCTACGTTCCTTTTTTTTTCTATCCGGCCAAAACCGAGCGCGAATCGGGTTTTCTCATGCCCCGCTATGGCTATTCCGACCGTCGCGGCTGGGAGGTCTCCCTGGCCTACTATCAAGTCATCGCGCCCAACCAGGATGCCACCCTCCATCTGGATTATCTCACCGAATTGGGCATCGGTAAGGGGCTGGAATACCGTTATATTTTTGCCGATCATGAAGGCGAGGCGATGCTTTATCACATCAGCGGCATCAATGATCAGGGTGACGCCTATGCCGTTGATTGGCGCAACGTCGGAGAGTTGCCCGGGGCATTGCGGCTTGGGGCCGATGTGGAATATGTCAGTGACCGCGACTATCTTCAGACCTTCGGCGAAGCCGCCGGAGAATACAATCGGGATAAGACGGAATCCAAAATCTTTGTCAGCCGTTCCTGGGACAAGTATACCCTCGGCGGCCAGCTTAAATACTTGAAGAACCTTGATCAACCCACCGGCACTACGCTACAGCGTCTGCCCGAAGTGCGTTTTTCCGCCATTCCCCGCCGCCTGGCCGAGTCGCCTTTGTTTTTCGGTTTTGACGGAAGCTACGACCACTTCTGGCGCCGTGCGGGCGACAAGGGTCAACGTTTGAGCCTGCGGCCAACCCTCGCCGCTCCTTTTCAGGTCGGAGTGCTTGAAGTCACCCCCGAGCTAGCCTTTCGTCAGCGGTTCTATTCCGCTTCCGGCGCCGAAGATGATTTTTCGCAAAAAGGCATGGTCGAATTTTCAACCCGTCTTTCCTCTACCTTTGCCCGGGTATTCTCCCTGCAGGGGCGGCGGATTTCCCGTATTCAACACCTCATTGGTCCTGACGCAACGCATTCTTATACCCCGCGCGGCGATGAGTCGCGCTTGCCGCAGTTCGACGCCGAGGACCGTATCGGCGGCCTGCATCGTGTTTCTTACGGTCTCACCAACCGCCTGACAGCGCGCATCGAACCACCAGACGGACCGGCACATTATCACGAATTCTTATATTTTCGCCTCTCGCAGCAATACGACATCCGTGAGTCTCCTGCCGACCCTCTCAACCCACGCGATAACCTGCGGCCCTTCTCCGATCTGCGTGCGGAACTGCTGTTACGTCCAACCCGTTGGGGGTATCTGGATATTGACAGTCGTTACGATTTTCAGACCGCTGAAAGCAAGGGCATGGGTTTTGCCACCTTGAGCGTTGATGCCGGGGTTGATGACGAGCGCGGAAATGGTGCCGCGCTTGGTTATCATTATCTGCGCGAGGATCTGGACTATCTGGAGGCGCGCCTGCGTACCGCCATTCTGCATCCCGTGCATGCCGATCTTCTCTATCGCCATGATTTGCGCTCCGCAACAACCCTGGAAACGGTTCTCGATCTCGAATATCGCTCTCAATGCTGGAGTCTTTTCCTGACCCTGAGCGATCGTCCCGATGAAACGCGCTACCTGATCTCCTTTGCCCTCACCGGTGTCGGGCGGGTCGGAAAATTCGGGGGATCCCTCGCTCGCGCCGATTGA
- a CDS encoding FtsB family cell division protein — protein MAADEKDISSVVTSWRPSKWMLLLVLVLVGLALFGDRGILQTLRMHQYKHSLQEKIAELELDNARLRGEIEGLRNNDRHLEGIARKELGMVKEGELVYQFHSTSWPEQALLPEAETRP, from the coding sequence ATGGCCGCCGACGAAAAAGACATATCCTCAGTGGTCACATCTTGGCGTCCCTCCAAATGGATGCTTCTTCTGGTGTTGGTGCTGGTTGGCTTGGCTTTGTTCGGCGACCGGGGAATTCTCCAAACCCTGCGCATGCATCAGTACAAGCACTCGTTGCAGGAGAAAATCGCTGAGCTTGAACTCGACAACGCGCGTTTGCGTGGCGAAATCGAGGGCTTGCGCAATAATGACCGACATCTGGAGGGGATTGCCCGCAAAGAATTGGGCATGGTCAAAGAAGGCGAGCTGGTTTATCAGTTCCACTCCACTTCCTGGCCGGAGCAGGCGCTTTTGCCCGAGGCAGAGACCCGCCCCTAG
- the accD gene encoding acetyl-CoA carboxylase, carboxyltransferase subunit beta, with protein sequence MAWFLKKKAPIAPVEQKQVQMPEGVWTKCKNCNEIIYSKEIERNHNVCPKCDYHFRISARERIELVLDTDSFVEIDAGMHSVDFLEFKDSKKYKDRIKSTMKKTAMGDAIVCGGGTIDGLPVVVAVFDFGFMGGSMGSVVGEKITRAIEKGLEERRPVLIFSSSGGARMQESILSLMQMAKTSAALAKLKAAGLPFISVLTDPTTGGVTASFAMLGDLNIAEPRALIGFAGPRVIEQTIRQTLPEGFQRSEYLLEHGMIDMIVRRQEMKARLSQVLRILTKS encoded by the coding sequence ATGGCCTGGTTTTTGAAAAAAAAGGCGCCGATTGCGCCCGTGGAGCAGAAGCAGGTGCAGATGCCCGAAGGGGTCTGGACCAAATGCAAAAACTGCAACGAAATCATTTACAGTAAGGAAATCGAGCGCAACCACAACGTCTGTCCCAAGTGTGATTACCATTTTCGTATCAGTGCCCGCGAGCGCATCGAATTGGTCTTGGATACCGACTCTTTTGTTGAGATCGACGCCGGCATGCATTCGGTTGATTTTCTTGAATTCAAGGACAGCAAAAAATACAAGGATCGTATCAAGTCGACCATGAAGAAAACCGCCATGGGTGATGCCATCGTCTGTGGCGGCGGCACCATTGACGGACTTCCGGTGGTGGTGGCGGTCTTTGATTTCGGCTTCATGGGTGGCAGCATGGGCTCGGTGGTGGGAGAAAAGATCACGCGGGCCATCGAAAAAGGACTCGAAGAGCGCCGCCCGGTGCTGATTTTTTCTTCCTCGGGCGGGGCGCGCATGCAGGAAAGCATTTTGTCCCTGATGCAGATGGCCAAAACCAGCGCCGCACTGGCCAAGCTCAAGGCCGCCGGTCTGCCCTTTATCTCTGTTTTGACCGATCCGACCACTGGCGGGGTGACGGCGAGTTTTGCCATGTTAGGCGATCTCAATATTGCCGAGCCGCGTGCTCTGATTGGATTTGCCGGCCCGCGCGTCATTGAGCAGACCATTCGCCAGACCTTGCCGGAGGGCTTTCAGCGCTCCGAATATCTGCTCGAACACGGCATGATCGACATGATTGTGCGCCGCCAGGAGATGAAGGCGCGCCTGTCCCAGGTTTTGCGCATCTTGACCAAGAGCTGA
- the trpA gene encoding tryptophan synthase subunit alpha, giving the protein MGRIAQTFERLKAAGEVGLIPFITAGDPDLQITEKLLLTLADAGADIVELGVPFSDPMADGPTIQLASERALSAGTTLQGILDMVSRVRNRIRIPVVLMGYFNPVFRFGCERFAHAAAGAGVDGVLLVDLPAEQRDEIHPYLRSAGVDFIQLIAPTTPPARLATLAAQGEGFLYFVSMTGVTGAQQADPQAIAPLVEHLRTLSPVPVAVGFGINTPAAAAAVGQSADAVVVGSALVKVIAEYSTSPDLYERVDTFVRTLKQALPVRG; this is encoded by the coding sequence ATGGGCCGTATCGCACAAACATTTGAACGACTCAAAGCTGCCGGGGAAGTCGGGTTGATCCCCTTCATTACCGCAGGCGACCCCGATCTGCAGATCACGGAGAAGCTTCTGTTGACCTTGGCTGATGCGGGGGCCGATATTGTCGAGTTGGGAGTACCTTTTTCCGATCCCATGGCCGATGGTCCCACTATTCAATTGGCCAGCGAACGCGCCCTTTCTGCCGGCACGACTTTGCAGGGCATTCTCGATATGGTGTCGCGGGTACGGAACCGGATCCGGATCCCGGTGGTGCTCATGGGATATTTCAACCCGGTATTTCGATTCGGCTGCGAGCGTTTCGCTCATGCAGCCGCCGGCGCCGGGGTCGATGGGGTGTTGCTGGTTGACCTGCCGGCGGAGCAACGCGACGAGATTCACCCTTATCTGCGTAGCGCGGGCGTCGATTTCATCCAGCTCATCGCGCCGACCACGCCCCCGGCCCGCCTGGCGACATTGGCCGCGCAGGGTGAGGGCTTTCTTTACTTTGTTTCCATGACCGGTGTCACCGGTGCGCAACAGGCCGATCCCCAGGCCATTGCACCCCTTGTCGAGCATCTGCGCACCCTCAGCCCGGTGCCGGTGGCCGTGGGGTTCGGCATCAATACCCCGGCCGCGGCGGCGGCTGTCGGCCAATCTGCCGACGCGGTGGTGGTCGGCAGTGCTCTGGTCAAGGTCATCGCCGAATATTCCACGTCACCCGACCTGTATGAGCGGGTCGACACCTTTGTGCGTACACTCAAACAGGCTCTACCTGTACGGGGTTGA